The segment AATTGAAGAACAAATAAGGGAAGTATTATTAACTCACAGGTCTTTATCAAAAAATGAAATTTTTAATGAAATAAGGGAAGTATTATTAAAGCTAAGAATACCTAATCCAGAAGAATTTATGAAAAAATATCCTTTTGAAATAAGCGGTGGAATGCTTCAAAGGGTAGTAATTGCTATGGCAATTATTTGTAAACCTTCTATTATAATTGCAGATGAGCCTACAACTGCTTTGGATGTAACAACTCAAGCAGAAATATTAAATTTATTAAAAGAAATAACAAAGGATATAGGAAGCTCTATAATTCTAATTACTCATGATTTAGGGGTTATAGCTGAAATGGCAACAAAAGTAGCTGTTATGTACAGAGGAAGAATTATAGAAGAATCTTCTTCTCTAGAGTTTTTGATAATCCAAAGCATCCTTATTCTAAAGGGTTGATAAAGTCTATGCCTAAAAATTATAATTGTAGTAATAGATTTTATTCTATAAAGGGTACAGTGCCTTATTTAACGGAGGAAATTAATGGCTGTGAATTCTGTAATAGATGTGATAAGTCTATGAAAATATGTTCAGTTAAAGTTCCTTTTGATATTAAAGTAAATGAGGATCACAGAGTTAAATGCTGGCTTTATGATAAAAGATAATGATTTAGGGGGAAAAATGGATAATTTCAGTAAGTCTCATAAGTTAAATAAAAATAATATGGAAAATGAAACAGAAAACCTTTTGGAGGTTAAAAATTTAAAAAAGTACTTTGAAACTAGAGAAAATTTTCTTCCAAATTTTAAAAATATTTTTCTAAAAAGAGAAGGCAGCCTAGAAAAAAACAAAAGACAATTTAAGGCAGTAGATGGAGTTTCCTTTAATATAAAACCTGGAGAAATATTAGGTCTTGTTGGAGAATCAGGTTGTGGAAAATCAACTACTGGAAAGTCTATCTTAAGATTAATTGAACCTACTTTTGGAAGTGTAGTTTTTAGAGGAAAAACAATATTTGATGTGGAGAATAAAATATATATGCCAAAAGATGAACTTTTAAGCATAAGAGGGGATCTTCAATTTATTTTTCAAGATCCCTATGCTAGTTTGAATCCAAGAATGAAAATTGAAAAGATAGTATCTGAGGGAATTATAAAACATAAAATAGCTGAAAAATCAGAGGTTCAAGATAGATGTGAAGAGATATTAAATCTTTGTGGATTGTCAAAAGGGGATCTTAAAAAATTTCCAAATGAATTTAGTGGTGGCCAAAGGCAGAGAATAGGAATTGCAAGAGCCTTAGCGGTAAATCCTAAATTTGTTATTTGTGATGAGCCTACAGCTGCA is part of the Haloimpatiens sp. FM7315 genome and harbors:
- a CDS encoding ABC transporter ATP-binding protein; translated protein: MENETENLLEVKNLKKYFETRENFLPNFKNIFLKREGSLEKNKRQFKAVDGVSFNIKPGEILGLVGESGCGKSTTGKSILRLIEPTFGSVVFRGKTIFDVENKIYMPKDELLSIRGDLQFIFQDPYASLNPRMKIEKIVSEGIIKHKIAEKSEVQDRCEEILNLCGLSKGDLKKFPNEFSGGQRQRIGIARALAVNPKFVICDEPTAALDVSIQSQILNLMLDLKDKFQLTYLFISHNLEVVRYFCDTICVMYLGKIVEKAKAKELYETSLHPYTKALLSCVPKNHPSEIRDKILLKGNVPSASDIPSGCRFHTRCPYCEDKCIINEPPLREATKGHYVACHKI
- a CDS encoding ABC transporter ATP-binding protein, which gives rise to MSLLEVNNLSTSFDIEGEKFLAVNDISFNLKDGEILGIIGESGSGKSVTALSVMNLLPKYKAKIESGSIMFKGKDLTKLKEKELCKIRGEDISIIFQEPMTALNPIVTIEEQIREVLLTHRSLSKNEIFNEIREVLLKLRIPNPEEFMKKYPFEISGGMLQRVVIAMAIICKPSIIIADEPTTALDVTTQAEILNLLKEITKDIGSSIILITHDLGVIAEMATKVAVMYRGRIIEESSSLEFLIIQSILILKG
- a CDS encoding oligopeptide/dipeptide ABC transporter ATP-binding protein, with protein sequence MIKSMPKNYNCSNRFYSIKGTVPYLTEEINGCEFCNRCDKSMKICSVKVPFDIKVNEDHRVKCWLYDKR